In a genomic window of Zingiber officinale cultivar Zhangliang chromosome 9B, Zo_v1.1, whole genome shotgun sequence:
- the LOC122024076 gene encoding uncharacterized protein LOC122024076 isoform X1, which translates to MAINFHDVRGLLAAFSPSSEFFAISSGDGRIKIWDTIKGQLQTEFSDLSPSDASSLLSQPKSGHLSLDYTCMKWVPLERKKKRKSGSSLLVLGTGNGDVLALDVSAGQLKWKISDCHPGGVNAVCFSEFHRSVYTTGVDGMVCEIDAAKGSLIGKFRAFTKSISSMAVSADGKILATASGQLKTFGCSDNKKLQKFSGHPVAVRCMIFSQDGQYIMTSGVGERHIAIWKVGGDKKQSASCILSMEHPAVFLDGKDVQKDEKFGEGFSVLAISEVGMGYFWYGSNLEELRHSQPTKISVFMEPKINDLGIYGAKLLDSAKAASGHVFLAYGSLVKPSFQKLLVHYGTDIKLDDSKGGILLPIDSFPHPQKPQMRSMKGTVTALDRTNAEHAVLPIPKLHTHDKKRKHSMAKSTADIEDAITDPIIKEVKKQSTDRRVVLQRMEKDTICLEDKLRELGFISDNDCSKEASDPSSPTSTSLDLYSGDMISSDAKISSRKIRLHVSSMNSADAYNFLEDLISAWRKRTPGLKNVLQWIYYILLMHGQFVASKDSSAGMLDGLQKASKNMIRLRCASINHLLKLSGRIRLIMTQIDKIGKKVSMDEHLGEGGKMLSDDDEDVGFDDENNEDEEIDEMLYGEDESNSDDDDDHELGQT; encoded by the exons ATGGCTATCAACTTTCATGACGTCAGAGGTCTCCTAGCGGCCTTCAGCCCCTCTTCAGAGTTCTTCGCCATTTCTTCGGGTGACGGTCGTATTAAG ATATGGGACACCATAAAAGGTCAGTTGCAGACGGAGTTTTCAGATTTATCGCCTTCTGATGCATCAAGCCTTTTGTCTCAGCCTAAAAGTGGGCACCTTTCGCTTGACTATACCTGCATGAAATGGGTTCCACTTGAAAGAAAG aagaaaagaaaatcaGGAAGCTCCCTCTTGGTGTTGGGAACTGGGAACGGCGATGTTCTAGCGCTGGATGTATCTGCTGGACAATTGAAGTGGAAAATTAGTGACTGTCATCCTGG GGGTGTGAATGCTGTTTGTTTTTCTGAGTTTCATCGATCTGTGTACACAACGGGTGTTGATGGTATGGTTTGTGAGATTGATGCAGCGAAGGGGAGCTTGATAGGaaaatttagggcatttactaaaTCAATTTCTTCTATGGCTGTTTCTGCTG ATGGTAAAATATTGGCCACTGCATCTGGACAGCTGAAGACTTTTGGTTGTTCTGATAACAAGAAACTACAAAAGTTTTCTGGACACCCA GTGGCTGTTCGGTGCATGATTTTCAGTCAAGATGGGCAATATATCATGACATCTGGAGTTGGTGAGAGACATATTGCCATTTGGAAAGTAGGCGGAGACAAAAAGCAATCTGCTAGTTGTATTCTCTCAATGGAGCATCCAGCTGTTTTTCTGGACGGTAAAGATGTACAAAAGGATGAAAAGTTTGGAGAGGGGTTTTCTGTTCTGGccatttctgaagttggcatgGGTTATTTTTGGTATGGAAGTAACCTTGAAGAATTGCGCCATAGTCAGCCCACAAAGATCTCAGTTTTTATGGAGCCAAAGATAAATGATTTGGGCATATATGGAGCAAAACTTCTAGATTCAGCTAAAGCTGCTTCAGGACATGTTTTCCTTGCTTATGGTTCACTAGTTAAGCCTTCATTTCAGAAACTGTTGGTACATTATGGAACAGACATTAAATTAGATGACTCCAAAGGTGGTATTCTTTTGCCAATTGACAGCTTTCCTCATCCTCAGAAGCCACAAATGAGGAGCATGAAAG GAACAGTTACTGCACTAGATCGAACAAATGCAGAACATGCTGTTCTTCCAATTCCAAAGCTACATACGCATGATAAGAAGAGAAAGCATTCTATGGCAAAATCGACTGCAGATATTGAGGATGCTATAACTGATCCAATAATCAAGGAAGTGAAAAAACAATCAACTGATAGAAGAG TTGTCCTGCAAAGAATGGAGAAAGATACAATATGCTTAGAAGATAAGCTGAGAGAACTGGGATTTATCAGTGACAATGATTGTTCCAAGGAAGCAAGTGATCCAAGTAGTCCTACTAGTACTTCTCTAGATCTCTACAGTGGCGACATGATATCAAGTGATGCAAAAATTTCTTCAAGGAAG ATAAGGCTGCACGTCTCGTCCATGAACTCTGCTGATGCTTACAATTTCCTTGAAGACCTTATTTCTGCTTGGAGGAAAAG AACACCTGGTTTAAAGAATGTTCTTCAATGGATATATTATATTCTGCTCATGCATGGTCAGTTTGTTGCAAGTAAAGATTCATCAGCTGGAATGCTAGATGGTCTGCAAAAGGCATCTAAAAAT ATGATAAGGTTAAGATGTGCGTCCATCAATCATTTACTGAAGCTATCCGGTAGAATTCGACTAATCATGACTCAG ATCGATAAAATCGGTAAGAAAGTATCAATGGATGAGCACCTCGGCGAAGGTGGCAAAATGCTGAGCGACGATGATGAAGATGTTGGTTTCGATGATGAAAACAACGAAGACGAAGAGATCGATGAGATGTTGTATGGAGAAGATGAGAGTAATAGCGATGACGATGATGACCATGAACTGGGTCAGACATGA
- the LOC122024076 gene encoding WD repeat-containing protein 43-like isoform X2, protein MAINFHDVRGLLAAFSPSSEFFAISSGDGRIKIWDTIKGQLQTEFSDLSPSDASSLLSQPKSGHLSLDYTCMKWVPLERKKKRKSGSSLLVLGTGNGDVLALDVSAGQLKWKISDCHPGGVNAVCFSEFHRSVYTTGVDGMVCEIDAAKGSLIGKFRAFTKSISSMAVSADGKILATASGQLKTFGCSDNKKLQKFSGHPVAVRCMIFSQDGQYIMTSGVGERHIAIWKVGGDKKQSASCILSMEHPAVFLDGKDVQKDEKFGEGFSVLAISEVGMGYFWYGSNLEELRHSQPTKISVFMEPKINDLGIYGAKLLDSAKAASGHVFLAYGSLVKPSFQKLLVHYGTDIKLDDSKGGILLPIDSFPHPQKPQMRSMKVTALDRTNAEHAVLPIPKLHTHDKKRKHSMAKSTADIEDAITDPIIKEVKKQSTDRRVVLQRMEKDTICLEDKLRELGFISDNDCSKEASDPSSPTSTSLDLYSGDMISSDAKISSRKIRLHVSSMNSADAYNFLEDLISAWRKRTPGLKNVLQWIYYILLMHGQFVASKDSSAGMLDGLQKASKNMIRLRCASINHLLKLSGRIRLIMTQIDKIGKKVSMDEHLGEGGKMLSDDDEDVGFDDENNEDEEIDEMLYGEDESNSDDDDDHELGQT, encoded by the exons ATGGCTATCAACTTTCATGACGTCAGAGGTCTCCTAGCGGCCTTCAGCCCCTCTTCAGAGTTCTTCGCCATTTCTTCGGGTGACGGTCGTATTAAG ATATGGGACACCATAAAAGGTCAGTTGCAGACGGAGTTTTCAGATTTATCGCCTTCTGATGCATCAAGCCTTTTGTCTCAGCCTAAAAGTGGGCACCTTTCGCTTGACTATACCTGCATGAAATGGGTTCCACTTGAAAGAAAG aagaaaagaaaatcaGGAAGCTCCCTCTTGGTGTTGGGAACTGGGAACGGCGATGTTCTAGCGCTGGATGTATCTGCTGGACAATTGAAGTGGAAAATTAGTGACTGTCATCCTGG GGGTGTGAATGCTGTTTGTTTTTCTGAGTTTCATCGATCTGTGTACACAACGGGTGTTGATGGTATGGTTTGTGAGATTGATGCAGCGAAGGGGAGCTTGATAGGaaaatttagggcatttactaaaTCAATTTCTTCTATGGCTGTTTCTGCTG ATGGTAAAATATTGGCCACTGCATCTGGACAGCTGAAGACTTTTGGTTGTTCTGATAACAAGAAACTACAAAAGTTTTCTGGACACCCA GTGGCTGTTCGGTGCATGATTTTCAGTCAAGATGGGCAATATATCATGACATCTGGAGTTGGTGAGAGACATATTGCCATTTGGAAAGTAGGCGGAGACAAAAAGCAATCTGCTAGTTGTATTCTCTCAATGGAGCATCCAGCTGTTTTTCTGGACGGTAAAGATGTACAAAAGGATGAAAAGTTTGGAGAGGGGTTTTCTGTTCTGGccatttctgaagttggcatgGGTTATTTTTGGTATGGAAGTAACCTTGAAGAATTGCGCCATAGTCAGCCCACAAAGATCTCAGTTTTTATGGAGCCAAAGATAAATGATTTGGGCATATATGGAGCAAAACTTCTAGATTCAGCTAAAGCTGCTTCAGGACATGTTTTCCTTGCTTATGGTTCACTAGTTAAGCCTTCATTTCAGAAACTGTTGGTACATTATGGAACAGACATTAAATTAGATGACTCCAAAGGTGGTATTCTTTTGCCAATTGACAGCTTTCCTCATCCTCAGAAGCCACAAATGAGGAGCATGAAAG TTACTGCACTAGATCGAACAAATGCAGAACATGCTGTTCTTCCAATTCCAAAGCTACATACGCATGATAAGAAGAGAAAGCATTCTATGGCAAAATCGACTGCAGATATTGAGGATGCTATAACTGATCCAATAATCAAGGAAGTGAAAAAACAATCAACTGATAGAAGAG TTGTCCTGCAAAGAATGGAGAAAGATACAATATGCTTAGAAGATAAGCTGAGAGAACTGGGATTTATCAGTGACAATGATTGTTCCAAGGAAGCAAGTGATCCAAGTAGTCCTACTAGTACTTCTCTAGATCTCTACAGTGGCGACATGATATCAAGTGATGCAAAAATTTCTTCAAGGAAG ATAAGGCTGCACGTCTCGTCCATGAACTCTGCTGATGCTTACAATTTCCTTGAAGACCTTATTTCTGCTTGGAGGAAAAG AACACCTGGTTTAAAGAATGTTCTTCAATGGATATATTATATTCTGCTCATGCATGGTCAGTTTGTTGCAAGTAAAGATTCATCAGCTGGAATGCTAGATGGTCTGCAAAAGGCATCTAAAAAT ATGATAAGGTTAAGATGTGCGTCCATCAATCATTTACTGAAGCTATCCGGTAGAATTCGACTAATCATGACTCAG ATCGATAAAATCGGTAAGAAAGTATCAATGGATGAGCACCTCGGCGAAGGTGGCAAAATGCTGAGCGACGATGATGAAGATGTTGGTTTCGATGATGAAAACAACGAAGACGAAGAGATCGATGAGATGTTGTATGGAGAAGATGAGAGTAATAGCGATGACGATGATGACCATGAACTGGGTCAGACATGA
- the LOC122022577 gene encoding putative pentatricopeptide repeat-containing protein At5g08310, mitochondrial, translated as MRLHLRRAMTVRSMAAVGFFFSKSRSCKLHPLLNFNPTGGLHTAPSPIDAPLSSDYLVHHLLDLFSKPPGLRNEEKFHSLGRHLVPSAAEVVIKGLAGWRSAHEFFRWASAQHGFRHTCYTYNAMASVLCRARRFVQLKELVAQVLDERCPMTPGALGFLIRCLGSQGLVDEALLVFDRASILHCVPNSYTYNCLLEVLVNSRSVDEVESKFEEMVVARRLEPDKYTFTAILQSYCRAGKLEEVWDIFNKMKAKGWVDRHVLTVLIITFCKWGMVDQVSEMVEHMERMKMAPNEKTFSVLIHGLSKQGKPNKALEMFDKMKRSGYNGDLPLYSSLIEGLLKERNLGMARNVYVEMKENGISPDVHLLKLMISGLLREKEFSSACQLLEEGEDLNLCNMVFHYNTVLDELIKHGEINRACKLLCMMLISKGLSVPELDTDDEINCSTETVSDQLFRINQPVCPNADSYSIVVCGLCKAKNLDTALILLNNMIGIGCKGTLLMYNNLIHELCNVDRLEESYELLKRMEESGFLATEFTYNSILYCICKRGDLPPALDLLRVMRQYHHVPWIKHSTLMVQQLCEKGKVSEAAGFLDEMTALGYIPDMVSYSAVIDGLCKSGEVDKALQLFHDISSKWYLPDVVAHNILISGFFKAGRWHEALEIYEEMLKKELVPSHVTYNLLIDGWCKAKDIDKALACFRKMIAQDRPPTVVTYTSLVDGLCSEGRYEDALMLWNEMREKGCAPNQIIYTALIHGLCKCGRPDVAIVYFNEMKEEFELDHFVYLLLINSLVAKGNSVKAFQLLKEVLEKDNFPSNSPKALGLMKKAVSKLLEDESTSLDVKLLFKGKTMPSRVANYLHCLE; from the coding sequence ATGCGGCTCCATCTCCGCCGCGCGATGACCGTGCGATCGATGGCGGCGGTcggcttcttcttctccaaatccAGATCTTGCAAACTGCATCCCCTGCTCAACTTTAACCCTACCGGCGGCCTCCATACTGCGCCTTCCCCTATCGACGCTCCCCTCTCCTCCGATTACCTCGTCCACCACCTACTCGACCTATTCTCCAAGCCGCCTGGCCTCCGCAACGAGGAGAAATTCCACTCCCTCGGCCGGCACCTCGTACCATCCGCCGCCGAGGTCGTCATCAAGGGCCTCGCGGGCTGGCGCTCGGCGCATGAGTTCTTCCGGTGGGCCTCGGCGCAGCATGGGTTCCGCCACACCTGCTACACCTACAACGCGATGGCCTCTGTCCTCTGCCGCGCCCGCAGGTTCGTCCAGCTTAAGGAGCTGGTCGCCCAGGTGCTCGATGAGCGGTGTCCCATGACGCCAGGTGCGTTAGGGTTCTTGATTCGCTGCCTTGGTAGCCAAGGTTTGGTTGATGAGGCCCTACTTGTATTTGATCGCGCCAGTATTCTTCATTGCGTTCCCAATTCTTACACCTACAATTGCTTGCTCGAGGTGTTGGTCAATTCACGCTCAGTGGACGAAGTGGAATCGAAATTTGAGGAGATGGTGGTCGCTCGGAGACTGGAGCCGGACAAGTACACATTTACTGCCATTTTGCAGTCATACTGCCGTGCTGGAAAGTTGGAAGAAGTGTGGGACATCTTCAATAAGATGAAGGCTAAAGGCTGGGTAGACAGGCACGTTCTCACGGTCCTTATTATCACTTTTTGCAAGTGGGGAATGGTCGATCAAGTCTCTGAAATGGTCGAACACATGGAACGCATGAAGATGGCACCGAATGAGAAAACCTTTAGTGTATTGATACATGGACTTTCAAAGCAAGGGAAACCAAATAAGGCACTCGAGATGTTTGATAAGATGAAACGTTCAGGTTATAATGGGGATCTTCCACTCTATAGCTCTTTGATTGAGGGGCTTCTCAAGGAGAGGAATCTTGGAATGGCTCGAAATGTGTATGTGGAGATGAAAGAGAATGGAATCTCCCCAGACGTTCATTTACTCAAATTGATGATCTCGGGTTTGCTTAGAGAAAAAGAGTTTTCCTCTGCATGCCAGttattggaagaaggtgaagATTTAAACTTGTGTAATATGGTCTTTCACTATAACACTGTTCTTGATGAGCTCATTAAACATGGTGAGATAAACAGAGCATGTAAGCTACTCTGTATGATGCTGATTTCTAAAGGACTGTCTGTCCCAGAGTTGGACACCGATGATGAAATCAACTGCTCGACTGAAACTGTCAGTGATCAATTGTTTAGAATAAACCAACCTGTTTGCCCAAATGCTGATTCCTACAGCATCGTGGTTTGTGGTTTATGCAAAGCCAAAAATCTAGATACGGCCTTGATTCTCTTAAACAATATGATAGGAATTGGGTGCAAAGGAACACTTTTAATGTATAATAATCTTATACATGAGCTATGTAATGTGGACAGATTGGAGGAGAGCTATGAACTTTTGAAAAGAATGGAGGAGAGTGGCTTTTTGGCCACAGAATTCACCTATAACTCAATATTGTATtgcatttgtaagaggggggatTTGCCTCCTGCACTTGACTTACTAAGGGTGATGCGGCAGTATCACCATGTGCCATGGATAAAACATTCTACATTAATGGTGCAGCAACTTTGTGAAAAAGGAAAAGTATCAGAAGCTGCTGGATTTTTGGATGAGATGACTGCTCTAGGTTATATTCCTGATATGGTGTCTTATTCTGCAGTTATTGATGGATTGTGTAAATCTGGAGAGGTCGACAAAGCTTTGCAGCTCTTCCATGATATATCATCAAAGTGGTATCTTCCAGATGTGGTTGCACATAATATTCTAATCAGTGGTTTTTTCAAAGCAGGTAGATGGCACGAGGCATTAGAGATATATGAAGAGATGTTGAAGAAGGAACTTGTTCCTTCTCATGTGACATACAACCTTCTAATCGATGGTTGGTGCAAGGCCAAGGATATTGACAAGGCTCTTGCTTGCTTCAGAAAAATGATAGCTCAAGATAGGCCGCCCACTGTAGTTACTTACACAAGCTTAGTTGATGGGTTGTGCAGTGAAGGAAGATATGAAGATGCTCTTATGTTGTGGAATGAAATGCGAGAAAAGGGATGTGCTCCAAATCAGATCATATACACTGCTCTTATACATGGTCTTTGTAAGTGTGGTAGGCCAGATGTTGCTATTGTCTATTTTAATGAGATGAAGGAGGAGTTTGAGCTAGACCACTTTGTTTATTTGTTGCTGATAAATTCTTTAGTTGCCAAAGGCAATTCAGTTAAGGCTTTTCAGCTTTTAAAGGAAGTTCTTGAAAAGGATAACTTTCCTAGTAATAGTCCTAAGGCCTTGGGTCTAATGAAGAAAGCAGTAAGCAAGCTGCTCGAGGATGAATCTACTTCTTTGGATGTAAAGTTACTTTTTAAGGGCAAGACTATGCCGTCAAGGGTCGCTAACTATCTCCATTGCCTGGAGTGA
- the LOC122022578 gene encoding uncharacterized protein LOC122022578 isoform X1, which yields METEDPPELAPREGGMSQAETVEEEGEKDLADQNQNANEGKDDPELLPLGWVLEIKTQNGGKCNGKQKKSYYNPSIGSRFYSKKKLLQHLSASKILIPATRETRSTTSSYNEKASSPTNPESTIKDGTFDNVLTECDSKSLPKGWITEIRASKLGNLEYKVHIDPDSGYEFRSMKDAHRYILTRDIRQCILKPQKRNTKEPHTVEREVNFPTSKRLEWQSNGTKRSLFSDKSPDSGVKINANINKSLDISGAAVDSTNNTSLPYPKQSDGENSKVEHSPSLRQWNENMPVSVRSDPKKRRQSRPNKRRRANELRDTISKVVKPIKKPIRASVKPVKKPLRASKRLAALRDNQITNSSEAGNSHRAKADAFSQLQEKTATALDQPYQSNSSFYQQKKMQFEDLEAANELERNTHIGDTSTVQQIHFGRSGNEKPYGSTFSSPWSDPCLEFAFKMLTSDIPVFEDTDKVQEYFTQFTSTNNISTEPTSFSMNPSSR from the exons ATGGAGACAGAAGATCCCCCGGAGCTCGCGCCGCGAGAGGGAGGGATGTCGCAGGCAGAgacggtggaggaagaaggagaaaaggatTTGGCAGATCAA AATCAAAATGCGAATGAGGGAAAAGATGATCCTGAATTGTTGCCTTTGGGATGGGTTCTGGAGATCAAAACTCAAAATGGTGGAAAATGCAATGGAAAGCAGAAAAAG AGCTATTACAATCCATCCATTGGGTCCAGATTTTATTCAAAAAAAAAGTTATTGCAGCATCTTAGTGCTTCAAAGATTTTAATTCCTGCAACCAGAGAGACAAGGAGTACCACTTCAAGCTACAATGAGAAAGCTAGCTCTCCAACCAATCCGGAGAGTACCATCAAAGATGGCACCTTCGACAAT GTTCTAACTGAATGTGACTCAAAAAGCTTGCCTAAAGGATGGATTACTGAGATCAGAGCGTCTAAACTTGGTAATTTGGAATATAAG GTTCACATTGATCCAGACAGTGGATATGAGTTTCGGTCCATGAAGGATGCTCATCGATATATACTAACTAGAGATATTAGACAATGTATCCTTAAACCACAAAAAAGAAATACAAAGGAACCACATACTGTAGAGAGGGAGGTAAAT TTTCCTACATCCAAGAGATTAGAATGGCAAAGCAATGGTACGAAAAGAAGTCTCTTTTCAGATAAAAGTCCTGACTCAGGTGTGAAGATAAATGCAAATATAAACAAATCACTCGATATATCAG GTGCAGCAGTAGACTCCACTAACAACACAAGTTTACCATATCCCAAACAATCGGATGGAGAGAATTCAAAGGTAGAGCATTCACCTTCTCTCAGACAATGGAATGAAAACATGCCTGTTTCAGTAAGGTCAGATCCAAAGAAACGAAGGCAATCTCGCCCTAATAAGCGTAGAAGAGCTAACGAGCTGCGGGACACGATCTCAAAGGTTGTCAAGCCAATCAAGAAGCCAATCCGAGCATCCGTTAAACCTGTCAAGAAACCACTCCGAGCATCTAAACGATTGGCTGCACTTAGGgacaatcaaattacaaattctagtGAAGCTGGAAATTCTCATAGGGCTAAAGCAGATGCTTTCTCTCAGCTACAGGAAAAAACAGCTACTGCTTTGGATCAACCTTATCAATCCAATTCGAGCTTCTACCAACAAAAGAAGATGCAATTTGAAGACCTTGAAGCAGCAAATGAGCTTGAAAGAAACACACATATAGGTGACACATCAACTGTGCAACAGATTCACTTCGGAAGAAGTGGTAATGAAAAGCCTTATGGATCAACATTTTCCAGCCCTTGGTCAGACCCGTGTCTCGAGTTTGCATTCAAGATGCTTACAAGTGACATTCCAGTTTTTGAGGATACTGACAAGGTTCAGGAATATTTTACGCAATTCACCTCTACTAATAATATCTCTACTGAGCCGACTTCGTTCAGTATGAATCCAAGTTCTAGATAG
- the LOC122022578 gene encoding uncharacterized protein LOC122022578 isoform X2 — translation METEDPPELAPREGGMSQAETVEEEGEKDLADQNQNANEGKDDPELLPLGWVLEIKTQNGGKCNGKQKKSYYNPSIGSRFYSKKKLLQHLSASKILIPATRETRSTTSSYNEKASSPTNPESTIKDGTFDNVLTECDSKSLPKGWITEIRASKLGNLEYKVHIDPDSGYEFRSMKDAHRYILTRDIRQCILKPQKRNTKEPHTVEREFPTSKRLEWQSNGTKRSLFSDKSPDSGVKINANINKSLDISGAAVDSTNNTSLPYPKQSDGENSKVEHSPSLRQWNENMPVSVRSDPKKRRQSRPNKRRRANELRDTISKVVKPIKKPIRASVKPVKKPLRASKRLAALRDNQITNSSEAGNSHRAKADAFSQLQEKTATALDQPYQSNSSFYQQKKMQFEDLEAANELERNTHIGDTSTVQQIHFGRSGNEKPYGSTFSSPWSDPCLEFAFKMLTSDIPVFEDTDKVQEYFTQFTSTNNISTEPTSFSMNPSSR, via the exons ATGGAGACAGAAGATCCCCCGGAGCTCGCGCCGCGAGAGGGAGGGATGTCGCAGGCAGAgacggtggaggaagaaggagaaaaggatTTGGCAGATCAA AATCAAAATGCGAATGAGGGAAAAGATGATCCTGAATTGTTGCCTTTGGGATGGGTTCTGGAGATCAAAACTCAAAATGGTGGAAAATGCAATGGAAAGCAGAAAAAG AGCTATTACAATCCATCCATTGGGTCCAGATTTTATTCAAAAAAAAAGTTATTGCAGCATCTTAGTGCTTCAAAGATTTTAATTCCTGCAACCAGAGAGACAAGGAGTACCACTTCAAGCTACAATGAGAAAGCTAGCTCTCCAACCAATCCGGAGAGTACCATCAAAGATGGCACCTTCGACAAT GTTCTAACTGAATGTGACTCAAAAAGCTTGCCTAAAGGATGGATTACTGAGATCAGAGCGTCTAAACTTGGTAATTTGGAATATAAG GTTCACATTGATCCAGACAGTGGATATGAGTTTCGGTCCATGAAGGATGCTCATCGATATATACTAACTAGAGATATTAGACAATGTATCCTTAAACCACAAAAAAGAAATACAAAGGAACCACATACTGTAGAGAGGGAG TTTCCTACATCCAAGAGATTAGAATGGCAAAGCAATGGTACGAAAAGAAGTCTCTTTTCAGATAAAAGTCCTGACTCAGGTGTGAAGATAAATGCAAATATAAACAAATCACTCGATATATCAG GTGCAGCAGTAGACTCCACTAACAACACAAGTTTACCATATCCCAAACAATCGGATGGAGAGAATTCAAAGGTAGAGCATTCACCTTCTCTCAGACAATGGAATGAAAACATGCCTGTTTCAGTAAGGTCAGATCCAAAGAAACGAAGGCAATCTCGCCCTAATAAGCGTAGAAGAGCTAACGAGCTGCGGGACACGATCTCAAAGGTTGTCAAGCCAATCAAGAAGCCAATCCGAGCATCCGTTAAACCTGTCAAGAAACCACTCCGAGCATCTAAACGATTGGCTGCACTTAGGgacaatcaaattacaaattctagtGAAGCTGGAAATTCTCATAGGGCTAAAGCAGATGCTTTCTCTCAGCTACAGGAAAAAACAGCTACTGCTTTGGATCAACCTTATCAATCCAATTCGAGCTTCTACCAACAAAAGAAGATGCAATTTGAAGACCTTGAAGCAGCAAATGAGCTTGAAAGAAACACACATATAGGTGACACATCAACTGTGCAACAGATTCACTTCGGAAGAAGTGGTAATGAAAAGCCTTATGGATCAACATTTTCCAGCCCTTGGTCAGACCCGTGTCTCGAGTTTGCATTCAAGATGCTTACAAGTGACATTCCAGTTTTTGAGGATACTGACAAGGTTCAGGAATATTTTACGCAATTCACCTCTACTAATAATATCTCTACTGAGCCGACTTCGTTCAGTATGAATCCAAGTTCTAGATAG